Below is a genomic region from Phragmites australis chromosome 20, lpPhrAust1.1, whole genome shotgun sequence.
attgaatttgaatttcatttAAATGATTTTGGacagaaaatcctaaaaaatcgGCCATCTAGCAGTATATTGGAGGGgtcagatttttttaaaaaaatggtaaGCTAAACCCTGGTCACAAgtatatattctttttttttggttgtgtAGGTCTTCGTTTATAATATATTGCAATGTTCATCATATGTGAGATTTtatatttatcaaatatattTATCCTGTGCATTTATTATTAATGATGGTTATTAGGCTAAAACCATCTTCAGCAATAGAGATCATTGTCACTGACTGTTTTTTTTGGTTGGAAATGTTTGTGATACTAGCTTATAACTTGCAGTTCTAGCCATCGCTACTACAGAAATTTCCTTTACTGCTAGCTTCAAAATCCTCTTCACTATCGGTTTTGgaggattatcactaccggctccatAGACTGACAGTGAAAGGGATTATCACCGCTGGCTGAAGGATTcgaccggtagtgatgccctgggtatcactgccggctggtggtTTCAGCCGGCAGAGATGCCTTGGGAATTACTATCGACTGAaagcttcagccggcagtgttgtgcctcccccctTCTACTCTAGCCCTATCCTCCCACTCTGTCCTCCTTCTTTCCttgatctctctgtctctcccaatcaatacatgcatacaatgagacatatgtaatgtaaatcaataataaaggcaccatcattaatacatagtaatacatgtcacacatatatacataatagttctcacaggtcaccctccgaaaagtcggtcgagttcagCTAGTCCAGTATCtttcttacaagtcacatcatcttacatagcaaaataatgatgattacaaccagaattaggattataacatctttacacgtggcatcacacttcttatttttgaagttaaCCAATTTTAGCCCTCCCTTTGTATGCGCAAtaacttcatgtttggacttatatcctttgtaacatgctcctttgattccattaacttgtgcatggCATTCCTCCCTGTTGGAGAACACTTCACTTTGCCGAtcatgatgaacaacataccatgtcatagccgtcctaaatttcagagaatatgcaaaaatgatatactacaaacggGGAAGGGGACGGTGGGGCTCCGGGGAAGGGGACGACAGCCTCCGGGATAGGGACGACGGGGCTCCGTGGACGGTGACCTCTGGGATGGGGACGACGGGGCTCTAGGGATGGTGGTGTTAGGGAGGATGAGGCGAGGATGGCGGcattggggaggaggcggcaggaGGCATTTCGGCGCGGAGGGCACAGGCTGggaaattttttttaagtgtcAGAGGGCAGGCGTCGAGCAATTATATAAgggagggctttcactgccTGCTCAATAGGatgaccggcagtgaaactacttttatcgTTGGACTAATAAGTCCACTGGCAGTGgaaggggtttcactaccgaTCCAATATGTccatcggcagtgaaaccccttccACTGTTGGTACCGTGGGgtgaaaaaattgttttagtttcACGCGCGCGCCCAGAGAATCGAACACACGACCTATATCAAATAAGAACAAACAAACCACTAGGCTACTCAAGAGTTTTCGATTGAgtttatactatatatatttattaacattctattgatctaaaatcctaatacatatttatttaaatttgaaagagTACCTCCACTGCTAACTCAATAGGACGAcgggcagtgaaactactttcactgtcggcttaaTAAATCCACTGGcggtgaaagtagtttcactgccgacctaatatgtccaccggcagtgaaacccctttcactgttgctaccgcagggtgcaaaaaatttattttagttttacaCGCACGCagagaaattgaagcttccataacaaaagtgaggtataattgcattaaaacaaattcatacatagtaattcatacatattgtagacttctaaatttattcctatggttcattaggatcaactttgaagatttgcctatgtctctatagggataagatcatCTTTGGTTTTTCGGGtaacattttaagttaaaatgctaaatataggattaaccttaGGGATTttaacttacttgagctcaagaggctccttctaaaagcttgcttgctgtttgaaaaaaatccagagttcacttgtctaaaaaataaaaaaattacaaatgagcaaatggagaggaaagaaataattttgtttggatagctagagagagctcatctagaccttcttcttgaccaaaattgagttTGAGTGGTAGGGGAATCAATAcgggagaagggatgaagtggttgttggcatagaagattttgtgagggagagagtactTAATTGACTCTGTTAGctcaaggtagaagaaggtgaGAAAGAGGAGGATATTACTATCTGCTCATATAATCCACCGGCGgtgatgtagagatatcactgcggtgatgtagagatatcactGCTGGTAAGTAGATTAAGCCAGGAGTGATGAGATGTGggtgcatcactgccggctcaatctattcagccggtagtgatggacCAGCATATAAGTCCAGTTCTATAGTATTCCATAGCTGTTATTATCGAAGTTTAGAAGATTGACATTTCTAGTGGTGTAATCCTTTAAACGCCTATCTTTCATTCCATTTCGATGCGTTTGGAAAATGAACGCTTTGTGGTTCCAGTCGAACCTATAGTGTTTGGGATGCAAGTGGTTACCGAATAAATAGTTGAACCGAATGAGTTCTGATTCGACCCGATGATGAAAAAAAACTTCCATCCTACTTAGAGTAGCTGATCGGCGGCTGTTTCTTCCGATAATTTCTTTCGCCGTAGCAGTCTGATACTTGGCTTCCCCGTTCGTCAAAGTGAAACGGAGCGACCGAATCATTCGACCCTTCGCTTTCCTGCATGGGCACTGCAAAAGACAAATTACGCACATGGAAAGCCCAAGGACTCCTGAAGCACGGCAAGTATACATATGATCGAGCAATTGGCATCTTCTCGTGCTGCTTGGATTTGGAGCAAAGTGTACCAAGGGGCTCAAtaacacatgtatatatatcatCGTCCCTTACCATTTTTTAATCGCCTCATGCATGCAAATGACAGTTGACAGGTACACTTTTCACATCCACCAGATTTGTTGTAGTCTTTTGCTATAGGACCCTCGATTAATTGTAAGAAGAACGATGCACTGCAATGACATCTACTCGAGCAACTCGACAACGTACCAGTTCTGCCATGGCGATTCTTCTTCCCGGCAATGGTTCGTGAGCAACTACGACTTGAAGGACGGCCACAGAGCGGGGCCCGCCATCTTCCTCGCGGTCCTCGCGTCGGCTGTCATGTTCGGGCTCGGCGTTCTCCTCATCGGCCTCAGCCTCTTGGGCCGCCTCTCCGGACGCGCCGGCCTCAACCCCACCGTCCGCGTCTTCCTCTACGCGTccttctccctcttcctccctcTTATGTCCTACATGTTCTCCCAGGCCAAGGAAAAGGCCGCCATGAAGCAGCAGCAGTCCAGCGCCAACGGCGGAGACCCGCAGCTGCCGTTCCGCGCCCAGGTCATCCTCGTCTGGATGCTCAGCGTGGAGCTGCTGCGCAAGAAGTTGGACGCCATCCTCGTCGCCATAAGCTCGTCGCCGCTGCGCGCTGTCCACCAGCAGCAGACGCTCTGGGACGCCATCGACCAGATCGTGCGCATCGCGTGGATCGGCTACCTCATGTACTCGTACGTGCAAGGGATCCTGAAGCCGGGGTTCATGATCCTCTGGGTGCTCACCCTAATCAAGGCCGCCCAGAGGGTCGCTGCCGTGGAGCTTGCAAAGCGCTCCTTCGCCGTCGGCAAGAACGGGCACCTCGTCGTGGGTTACATCGCCCAGATGATGGAAGAAGAGGATATCAGAGGCGAGCCGGAAAGTGGCACTAAGCTTCTGAGGAAGTGTTGGTACGCAGTCATGGGTGAGGAGAGGCTAAAGAGGGAAGCAGGTCCCGAAGGCTACCGAGTGAAGCTACCGGAGTCGGACGAGAAGAAGGACCTCGTCACCGTCGGCGACATATGGAAGCTGGCCGAAGGAGGTGATCGCAAGCCGCCTGACCGCTTACTTGCTGACCATCCGACACTGAAGGATCTCTGCCTCGCCTTCGCGCTCTTCAAGCTGCTGCGCGCGAGATTCCAGAACCTCCAAGTCGACGAGGATGTGACGGTAAAGAACCGCGACCTCATCTTCCGAGGCCTCGGTAGCGGTGACGATTGCCGCGAAGCTAACAGCAACAACAGGGACCGAGATGGCGACGGCAGCGAAGACATTGACGAGAGGGTGTTCGGCGTGATTGAGCTCGAGCTCAATTTCGTCATGGACTACTATCACTCGGTGGTTCCAGTGGTGCTGTCGAGCCCGTGGTTCTTTGTCGGCAACTACTTCTTCGTGCTCCTGATCGTGGTGAACCAGTGCATAATTGCACTCATCATCACCGGCAACGGCAATCTGGTGCCCGTCATTGGCTGCCTCGTCCGTGACGTCGCCACGCTGTCGCGCCGGGCGATCGACCTCTTCATGTGCCTCGGCCACAAGGTGCTCCAGACAATCATCGTCATGTTCCAATCCTTCAACATCCTCGTGAGCCTACTACTCTTCCTCACCTATCTGCTCATGGAGGCGTGGGAGTTCGTGGTATACGTGCTCTCCGACTGGTTCCTGGTGTCCCTGCTGTGCGAGTATGCTCGTAGGCCCAAGTGGCAGTCGTGGCGGTGGCTGCGAAGAGCCTTCGGCGTGCTGCTGTGGCTGAAGCGAGTCGGCCGGCGGCGTGCAGAGGTGCGGTTCAACCAGGTGCGCATCCTCGACCTCCGCAGGCACACGCCGTGGGTGATTGTCTCCAAGGTGCTGCAGCACAGGTTCCTCGGCATGTCTTCTGTGCCCGTGCCGAGGGAGGTGAAGCATGCGGTGTTCGCTTCTCTCAAGGCAAAGGTCGGCGGCGAGCCGCTCAGCAACGGGGTCGCCGTGCTGcaccgccgcggctaccagcaGCTCCTGTGGGCGTGCGATAGCATGAGCGTCACCGAGGTCATCCTCGTGTGGCACATCGCGACCAGCCTCTTTGATATGAACTcagcgacggtggcggcggccaggAGGGCGGAGGAGACTGTTGCGACGACGCTATCCAAGTACTGCGCCTACCTGGTGGCGTGCGCGCCGGAGCTCCTCCCGGAGGACAAGGAGGGGTCGCAGCACGTGTACTCGGGCGTGAAACGCGACCTCCTTGGCGCACTGCGCAGGAAGCAATGTTGGAGCACGTCGGAGAGAAGGCTGGAGCGGGTGATGAGGATATTGATCGAGGGCCCAGACCATGAGGCGGCGGCGTACAAGGGCGTCGAGCTGTTTGCACAGCTCGTGGGGGAATGTGGTTTCGAAGGCGACGACGCAACGCGTGGGTGGGCGCTGCTAGCGGAGCTGTGGACCGAGATGGTCGTCTACGTCGCACCCTCAGAGAATATCGAGGGCCACGCGGAGGCGTTGGCGCAGGGCGGCGAGTTCATCACGCTGCTGTGGGCGCTGGCCACCCACGCCGGCATCACCCGCTAGTACTTCTGGTTCACCTCGAGCGGCCGGAAGCGTCGTTTGAGCTTTCCATGTCTTGACAGTTGACACGAATTTCCATTTCCATACCTATGCTGTCTTGCATTATtgtgtgtatgcatgtgtgtttATTTGTGCTCAAGCGCGTAGAGTCTAGAGTGCCATattgttccttttcttttgagagCCTAGAGTGTCAAATTGTTCTATCTCTCAATTACTACATTGTGGTGTCGATCAATTAACAAACAAAGTCATGTAAGGTGTGATGCATGAGTTCCAGCAATAGCTTCGTATTGGGTTGTAGTTTAAGCCCTCAAAGAAACAAATGTTGTGCCTTTGCATAAAGACGTGGCAAAGAGAAATTGGATAGGTAGTCAGCAATGTTCTCTTTTAAACTGTAACGAGAccattcaacatttttttttcatgaccACTATGCTTGATTGATTTAGGAGTTAGTCCAAATAGCAGCTGGCCTATATCCACCTAATAGTATCTCCCATATGTTTGGCTATTGGTTTAGTGGGTATGGGAGTAGATCAGAAGAAAAATATCTTGGATGGGGTCGCTGCACGTACTATGTTGGTTTAATTGGCTCTGTCTAAATGGTATGGtattttataaagaaaaatatactatttttaTACATACTTGAGGATGGATAATGTAAAACTATCATATCCATATACCTTAGGGTTTTTCTATATTTTcggagcatatatatatatccatgaGGAGGGAATTCTTGGACACATAGAAACTGCCCGTAAATGCCTAGGACATCTCGTGAATAGGAAAATTTGTCTCCGAGAATAAGAATGAAGGACTTCAGAGGACGTACGatgaccccctatatatacggagccaggaCGTACGATGAcctcctatatatacggagccagaaGATCCTACGGAGAATAGAGAACAAGCTGATACAACCCCATTGAAGCCATTCACATTTGCAGAAGCTCTGAACCATTAAGTCTTCTGCATTCTAGATCTGTATTAGCAACTCTCCCCTACTACACATGTTAAATATCTAACTGTAGgatatatacgcataaggagtacactgTATATAGATATGGTACATTGTACACATTcttaacaactctggatattgCGGATCCGAATCTACGGGACCCGGTATACTTAGAGATCACgaagacatatactaggaaggtctcaattgggttaaccgactcgagtacgactagtatcagCTAAATTTGGCTGCCTTGCCTTGGCCGACAGGACAAATGACCCTCTATTAACTACGGCTAGATCCAAGGCAGTGTTAGGTCCCTATATAAAGCAGGGACTCAGACCCCCAGGGGAGGACCAACGCATACGCAACTTGATGCAAGCAGCGCCACAATCCTAGCAATCAgagatactcggcgacttcaaccctagatGAGTCTAGATACAATATGctctattgtaataggtctagtcACAGGTTGTACTCTAGATAGTTTGtatatacaacatcatccacacaggatgtagggtattactccataCCGGGagctcgaacctgtatacatcatgtgtCTTGTCTCTTGCTCAATCCCTGATATCGAAGGCACCCCTGTTTAATTACGGACATATTAtagggaactaatcttcgacaacaCATAAGGGATCCCTTCGACTAAGTTTAGATCCATTTAGGCTAGCCAAGACCCACTGTAAATAGTCTCAGAGATCCATACAAGATCAACAGGACATAGGGCTGTTGTCCTGAGGGAGACCTAAACTTGTATAAAACTCCGTGTGTGTTGTGCGATTCATCTGTTGGAAGCATCCCTTACTCTTTCTTCAAGTTTGTGAGATCgacggttcaccaatcgtcgacaatGCTATTTTAAGAGAACATATTGGTTGCGCTTCTGGGAACTGTAGTAGCATGAAGAGACAAATGAGCAAACCTGTGTGGCATATCACCTGTgtggtaaataaaatttaccgGAGGTCACCGGTAAACCCGATTTCTCGGAGGTATTGGATTTACCAGGAATTTacccaaaaaatttaaaaaaattaaaaaaatcaacatgaTTTCCCTAGAAATTGGTTCCAATCCATTTAACATCACAAATTACATATAACAACAAAGATTGGCTAAATTGATGAACAAGGCCTAAAAGATTGGCTACTAATGAACAAGCCCTGAATTATTATTTCATCATTCGCAGTGTCTCAGCTCTCAGGCACACACTAGAGTCATGTGAGAAAGAGGCAACAAACATTTGCAACAGAAATTTTCACTTGTCATCAACAAGAAATCCATCTTTGTAcagttcttttattttttaaataaaatctcAGTAGGGGCCTCCCCTACTGTTTctggttaaaaaaaaagaaatccatTAGATTTAAAAAGCACGGAAAATtctgaaaagaaaatatatcaaGCAGTCAAAACTGCCATGATACAGAACATACCAAATTGACATGCCAGTACTGTCACTACCATCAAAAACTGAACTGTCATATGAGATCAGCTTCTGTGCTAGAAAGCTTAGACAAGATCATGCTCACACCCAGATCATCAATAGCAAATTGCAATCAGAATCAATTAATGTTTCATGCACGTCATGATACAACGGTCAATCGTGCCTCAATACCAACATGCCCAACCAGTTTCAGACTGAAAGTAAGTACCGTCACTTGCATCAGACAAATTTCCCACACCTCATGTGTATGCCACGCTGCCTCCAAGCCTATATAACAGTTCATCGCAATGAACTAACACATTTGGAGTTCTTGTAGCATCTGATTAGAAGAAGCTAAGGCATCCAAGCAGCCATCCAGATCAGACGCGATCGAACAGATCGCAATTAACGAGAGAGCTAAATTTACGTCCAAAACCTTTATTCTCCGTACTCTCTATTCACAGTTACAACTAGATCAGAAGTTATTGCAGAAAGTATTGAAGACAGTAGCCAAGTAAAGGACCATGTTACTCTGGGTACTCTGCGAATAGATACTCAACTATTTTGAGGCATCATGCATTTGGAACAAACAGAAAATAATCTTTGGAATCAATTGGTGAGGATATAGCTGGTAATCGGGAGACTGCTCGGAATGaagttagattttttttttccacaacGGGTAAGTCCCGAATTTCATTACGCATACGCAATAAAATTACAATAGGTTCCAACATACAAACTATCGGTACTCGAAAATAAGAACCTGAACATACCCCCAAGATCAGCGATGCAGCACGCAGGGCTGCTGGACAACAAAACCTGCCCACTAAACCCACATGAACGATCATCAGATCACCAGCTAATAGGGCCAACAAAGGTCAGTCTAAAATATACAGATGCGGAAGAAAAACAGGAAGCAGGACATTTAGACGCAACCAAAGGCGGCTCCCAGCGCCACTGCCCACCAGCCATGACCCATCTAGCTAAATTTGATGATGGCATCAGCTTGGTTGATTGCATTTCCATCATCTTGTTTCTTGGGGTGAAAGAGAAGCGCCGTATCCTGAAGGGTCTGGACGCCAGTTAGCAGCACGGCCTGGTGATCCCCGTCTTGTTGCCCTGCCCAATAACGCAAAAAggagcaagcataacacacaaTCTCAGTTGGCGATCTAACAGTTTTTTTATCGAACACCACACTATTTCTCATTCACCAAATTGCCCAAATAATGGCCGCTAAGCCCACCATGTAGAGTTTTTCAGCACCAGGAAGGAAGTGGCTAACCCAAATCAGGTATTGTTCAGTATTTGTTGGCCGGCAGTTAGCCCCAATCACCAACCCTACAAGGCTCCACACATATTTGGCCGTGGTGCAACCGAAGAACAGGCGATTAACACTTTCAGACTCAGAACAGAAAACACATTTGATGTCCTCTGTCCACTTTCTCTTTGTGAGATTGTCTTTAGTAAGAATAGCATTTTGGTGCAACAACCACATGAAAACTTTAATTTTCAAAGGAATCTTGGCTTTCCAAATAATGTTATGTGGCAACCCATTCTGATTTCTGCATAGGTGTTTATACATAGACTTTACAGAGAAGGTTTTAGCTCCCTCCCGGTCCCATATTGGTCTGTCCTCCTCAGGAGACAGAGCACAGGTTGTTAGCATATCTCTCAACTTTCTAGATTGACACTGGAGGTCTTCACTCAGCCATCGTCTATAAGAAAGGTTCCAATGGTTCGAGGCAGCGTTAACTACAGTACTGTTTTGCTCATTACAAATCTCAAACAGGCTCTTAAATTTGTCAATAAAGGAAACTTCCCCACACCAAGCATCACATCAGAAATCG
It encodes:
- the LOC133901482 gene encoding uncharacterized protein LOC133901482, yielding MHCNDIYSSNSTTYQFCHGDSSSRQWFVSNYDLKDGHRAGPAIFLAVLASAVMFGLGVLLIGLSLLGRLSGRAGLNPTVRVFLYASFSLFLPLMSYMFSQAKEKAAMKQQQSSANGGDPQLPFRAQVILVWMLSVELLRKKLDAILVAISSSPLRAVHQQQTLWDAIDQIVRIAWIGYLMYSYVQGILKPGFMILWVLTLIKAAQRVAAVELAKRSFAVGKNGHLVVGYIAQMMEEEDIRGEPESGTKLLRKCWYAVMGEERLKREAGPEGYRVKLPESDEKKDLVTVGDIWKLAEGGDRKPPDRLLADHPTLKDLCLAFALFKLLRARFQNLQVDEDVTVKNRDLIFRGLGSGDDCREANSNNRDRDGDGSEDIDERVFGVIELELNFVMDYYHSVVPVVLSSPWFFVGNYFFVLLIVVNQCIIALIITGNGNLVPVIGCLVRDVATLSRRAIDLFMCLGHKVLQTIIVMFQSFNILVSLLLFLTYLLMEAWEFVVYVLSDWFLVSLLCEYARRPKWQSWRWLRRAFGVLLWLKRVGRRRAEVRFNQVRILDLRRHTPWVIVSKVLQHRFLGMSSVPVPREVKHAVFASLKAKVGGEPLSNGVAVLHRRGYQQLLWACDSMSVTEVILVWHIATSLFDMNSATVAAARRAEETVATTLSKYCAYLVACAPELLPEDKEGSQHVYSGVKRDLLGALRRKQCWSTSERRLERVMRILIEGPDHEAAAYKGVELFAQLVGECGFEGDDATRGWALLAELWTEMVVYVAPSENIEGHAEALAQGGEFITLLWALATHAGITR